The Acidobacteriota bacterium genome has a segment encoding these proteins:
- a CDS encoding efflux RND transporter permease subunit — translation MIERVIEFCARNRFIVILCVAAAAVYAAWSLEQIPLDAIPDLSDTQVIVYSKWPGRSPDIMEDQVTYPLVTALLGAPRVKDIRGFSDFGFSYVYVLFEDGTDIYWARSRVLEYLSKIIPSLPEGVQTELGPDATGVGWVFEYALVDRSGTNDLSELRSFQDWYLRYYLQGVEGVAEVATFGGFVRQYQVTIDPNLLLAHNLSVTDVGRRIRASNNEVGGRLLEFAGTEYMVRGRGYIQSIEDLEQIVIRANPQGVPLLLRDIARVQLGPDIRRGVADLDGEGDVVGGIIVMRYGENALTVIERVEARIEELREQKAFPEGVELVVTYDRSELIKKSIATLTRTLEHEMIVVAVVIFLFLLHAPSSFVPVLTLPVAVLLSFIPMLWMGVGSNIMSLGGIAVAIGAMVDAAIVLVENTHKKIEAWRAEGGGKGDYREVIIEAAKEVGRPAFFALLVIAVAFIPIFALEEQEGRLFKPLAYTKNLAMLMAAILAVTLSPAVLLAVTRLKRFAFRPRFLAAVANAVVVGKIWSEEKHPVSRLLHRLYEPVVNFVLRWPKVVILLAALAVLCTVPAYLQLGKEFMPPLNEGSILYMPTTLPGISVTEAMQILQTQDKIFRGFPEVERVFGKIGRADTSTDPAPFAMVETTVLLKPPNEWRKKERWYSSWAPEWAQAALRPVWPDRISWDDLVNELDRAMRFPGWTNAWTMPIKARIDMLTTGVRTPVGIKIMGSDLEELERIGEQVEAALHDVPGTRSVFAERVAGGYFFDFDPRREELARYGLTIDDVHDVVMGAIGGQNVTTTIEGRERYPVNIRYPRELRDDLARLERVLVNTPSGANVPLAQLADLRYTTGPGMIRNENGMLASYVYVDLDMAKRDVGSYVADAKRAVNERVDLPEGYFLRWSGQYESMERVREKLLLVVPITLFIIFMLLFFNTRSVAKTLIVLLAIPFSAIGAIWLLYALGYNLSIGVWVGLIALLGLDAETGVFMLVYLDLAYDERKRKGRMRTLADLKDAIHHGAVQRVRPKVMTVATTFTGLLPLMWSTGTGADLMKRIAAPMVGGLFTSFLMELAVYPAVYLLWKWHGEVKHSPRSPAEDGKGAPALDGD, via the coding sequence ATGATCGAGCGCGTCATCGAGTTCTGCGCGCGCAACCGCTTCATCGTGATCCTGTGCGTGGCGGCGGCGGCCGTCTACGCCGCCTGGAGCCTCGAGCAGATCCCACTCGACGCCATCCCCGACCTCTCCGACACGCAGGTCATCGTCTACTCCAAGTGGCCGGGACGAAGCCCCGACATCATGGAGGACCAGGTGACCTATCCCCTGGTGACGGCGCTCCTCGGCGCCCCCCGCGTCAAGGACATCCGAGGGTTCTCGGACTTTGGATTCTCTTACGTCTACGTCCTGTTCGAGGACGGCACGGACATCTACTGGGCGCGGAGCCGGGTGCTGGAATATCTCTCCAAGATTATTCCAAGCCTTCCCGAGGGCGTTCAAACAGAATTGGGTCCCGACGCCACGGGCGTCGGGTGGGTGTTCGAATACGCCCTCGTGGACCGAAGCGGAACGAACGACCTTTCCGAGCTGCGCTCCTTCCAGGACTGGTACCTGCGCTACTATCTCCAGGGCGTCGAAGGCGTGGCCGAGGTGGCGACCTTCGGCGGCTTCGTGCGGCAGTATCAGGTCACGATTGATCCGAACCTGCTGCTGGCGCACAACCTTTCCGTCACCGACGTGGGGCGCAGGATTCGCGCGAGCAACAACGAGGTGGGCGGCCGCCTCCTGGAGTTTGCCGGCACGGAGTACATGGTGCGCGGGCGCGGCTACATCCAGAGCATCGAGGACCTCGAGCAAATCGTCATCCGCGCCAACCCGCAGGGCGTGCCCCTCCTTTTGAGGGACATCGCCAGGGTTCAGCTCGGCCCCGACATCCGGCGCGGCGTGGCCGACCTCGACGGCGAGGGCGACGTCGTGGGCGGCATCATCGTGATGCGCTACGGCGAGAACGCCCTGACGGTCATCGAGCGCGTCGAGGCGCGCATCGAGGAACTGCGCGAGCAGAAGGCGTTCCCCGAAGGCGTCGAGCTCGTCGTGACCTACGACCGCTCGGAGCTCATCAAGAAATCCATCGCCACGCTCACGAGGACGCTGGAGCACGAAATGATCGTGGTCGCCGTCGTGATTTTCCTCTTCCTGCTTCACGCGCCCTCGTCATTCGTCCCCGTCCTGACGCTCCCCGTGGCCGTGCTGCTTTCGTTCATTCCGATGCTGTGGATGGGCGTGGGAAGCAACATCATGTCGCTCGGAGGCATCGCCGTGGCCATCGGCGCGATGGTGGACGCCGCCATCGTGCTCGTCGAAAACACGCACAAAAAGATCGAAGCCTGGCGCGCCGAAGGAGGCGGCAAGGGCGACTACCGGGAGGTCATCATCGAAGCCGCCAAGGAAGTGGGAAGGCCGGCGTTCTTCGCGTTGCTTGTCATCGCCGTGGCGTTTATCCCAATCTTCGCCCTTGAAGAACAGGAGGGCCGGCTCTTCAAGCCGCTCGCCTACACCAAGAACCTCGCCATGCTCATGGCGGCCATCCTGGCGGTTACGCTTTCGCCGGCCGTGCTGCTCGCGGTCACCCGCCTCAAGCGCTTCGCCTTCCGCCCGAGGTTCCTCGCCGCCGTCGCCAACGCGGTGGTGGTGGGAAAAATCTGGAGCGAAGAAAAGCATCCCGTGAGCCGCCTCCTGCACCGCCTGTACGAGCCCGTCGTCAATTTCGTCCTGCGCTGGCCCAAGGTTGTTATTCTGCTTGCCGCGCTTGCCGTGCTCTGCACGGTGCCCGCCTATCTCCAGCTCGGGAAGGAGTTCATGCCGCCGCTCAACGAGGGGAGCATACTCTACATGCCGACGACCCTTCCCGGGATCTCCGTGACGGAGGCCATGCAGATCCTGCAGACGCAGGACAAAATTTTCCGCGGGTTTCCCGAGGTGGAGCGCGTGTTCGGAAAGATCGGCCGCGCGGACACTTCGACCGATCCGGCACCCTTCGCCATGGTCGAGACCACGGTTCTTCTGAAGCCCCCGAACGAATGGCGCAAAAAGGAACGCTGGTACTCCTCGTGGGCGCCGGAGTGGGCTCAAGCCGCGCTTCGCCCCGTATGGCCCGACCGCATCTCGTGGGACGACCTGGTGAACGAGCTGGACAGGGCCATGCGCTTCCCGGGCTGGACGAACGCCTGGACGATGCCCATCAAGGCGCGCATCGACATGCTCACGACGGGCGTCCGCACTCCGGTGGGAATCAAAATTATGGGCTCCGACCTGGAGGAGCTAGAGCGCATCGGCGAGCAGGTTGAAGCCGCGCTCCATGACGTGCCGGGCACGCGGAGCGTCTTCGCCGAGCGCGTGGCCGGCGGCTACTTCTTCGACTTCGACCCGCGCCGCGAGGAGCTCGCGCGCTACGGCCTCACCATAGACGACGTCCACGACGTCGTCATGGGCGCCATCGGCGGCCAGAACGTCACCACGACCATCGAGGGGCGCGAACGCTACCCAGTGAACATCCGCTACCCGCGCGAGCTGCGCGACGACCTCGCCCGCCTGGAGCGCGTCCTCGTGAACACGCCGTCGGGGGCAAACGTTCCCCTCGCGCAGCTAGCCGACCTTCGCTACACGACGGGGCCGGGCATGATACGAAACGAAAACGGCATGCTCGCCTCCTACGTCTACGTGGACCTCGACATGGCGAAGCGCGACGTGGGCTCCTACGTGGCCGACGCCAAGCGCGCCGTGAACGAGCGCGTGGACCTGCCCGAGGGCTACTTCCTGCGCTGGAGCGGGCAGTACGAGTCCATGGAGCGCGTGAGGGAAAAACTCCTTCTCGTCGTGCCGATTACGCTCTTTATCATCTTCATGCTCCTCTTCTTCAACACGCGCTCCGTGGCGAAGACGCTCATCGTTCTCCTCGCCATTCCCTTCTCGGCCATCGGGGCGATCTGGCTTCTCTACGCCCTCGGTTACAACCTTTCCATCGGCGTTTGGGTGGGTCTCATCGCCCTCCTCGGGCTCGACGCGGAGACGGGCGTCTTCATGCTGGTCTACCTGGACCTGGCCTACGACGAGAGGAAGCGCAAGGGCAGGATGCGCACGCTCGCCGACCTCAAGGACGCCATCCACCACGGCGCCGTCCAGCGCGTGCGCCCCAAGGTCATGACCGTGGCGACGACGTTCACGGGCCTCCTGCCGCTGATGTGGAGCACGGGCACGGGCGCGGACCTGATGAAGCGCATCGCCGCGCCGATGGTGGGCGGCCTCTTTACTTCGTTCCTCATGGAACTCGCCGTGTATCCCGCCGTTTACCTTTTATGGAAGTGGCACGGCGAGGTCAAGCATAGCCCGCGTTCTCCGGCGGAGGACGGCAAGGGAGCCCCCGCCTTGGACGGCGATTAA